A single genomic interval of Pelodiscus sinensis isolate JC-2024 chromosome 28, ASM4963464v1, whole genome shotgun sequence harbors:
- the CIAO1 gene encoding putative cytosolic iron-sulfur protein assembly protein CIAO1 isoform X2, with translation MKDSLLLLARIPAHPDSRCWFLAWDPSGTLLASCGGDRSIRIWGKEGDSWVCKSVLGEGHQRTIRKVAWSPCGSYLASASFDATTCIWKKSQDEFECVTTLEGHENEVKSVSWAPSGSLLATCSRDKSVWVWEVDEEDEYECVSVLNAHTQDVKHVVWHPNQELLASASYDDTVKLYREEEDDWVCCATLEGHESTVWSLAFDQSGERLASCSDDKTVRIWHQYKPGNEQGEVCSSADPSWKCICTLSGFHPRTIYDVAWCHLTGALATACGDDAIRVFEEELLSNPQQPTFALTAHMPRAHSQDVNCVAWNPKEPGLLASCSDDGDMAFWKYQRPEVC, from the exons ATGAAGGACTCGCTGTTGTTGCTTGCCCGGATCCCCGCCCACCCAGATTCTCGCTGCTGGTTCCTAGCCTGGGATCCCTCCGGGACCCTGCTGGCCTCATGCGGGGGCGACCGCAGCATCCGCATCTGGGGCAAGGAGG GAGATAGCTGGGTGTGCAAGTCTGTGCTGGGCGAGGGGCACCAGAGGACAATCCGGAAGGTGGCCTGGTCCCCATGTGGGAGCTACTTGGCCTCAGCCAGCTTTGATGCCACCACCTGTATTTGGAAAAAGAGCCAGGATGAGTTTGAG TGTGTGACCACCCTTGAAGGACATGAAAATGAGGTGAAGTCTGTGTCCTGGGCCCCATCTGGAAGCCTCCTGGCCACTTGCAGCCGAGACAAGAGCGTCTGGGTCTGGGAAG TGGATGAAGAGGACGAATACGAGTGTGTGAGTGTTCTGAATGCCCATACGCAAGACGTCAAGCATGTGGTCTGGCATCCCAACCAGGAG CTGCTAGCATCAGCCAGCTACGATGACACAGTGAAGCTGTACCGTGAAGAGGAGGATGACTGGGTGTGCTGTGCCACCTTGGAGGGGCATGAGTCTACCGTGTGGAGCCTTGCCTTTGACCAGAGTGGGGAACGCCTAGCCTCCTGTAGTGATGACAAGACAGTGCGCATCTGGCACCAGTACAAACCAGGCAATGAGCAAG GGGAGGTTTGCAGCAGTGCTGACCCCAGCTGGAAATGCATCTGCACCCTGTCCGGTTTCCACCCCCGGACCATTTACGACGTGGCATG GTGTCACCTGACAGGAGCACTGGCTACAGCCTGCGGGGATGATGCTATCCGCGTATTTGAGGAagagctgctctcaaatccccagCAGCCCACTTTTGCGCTGACTGCCCACATGCCCCGGGCTCATTCCCAAGATGTGAACTGTGTGGCCTGGAATCCcaaggagccaggactgctggcatCATGCAGTGATGATGGAGACATGGCCTTTTGGAAGTACCAACGCCCAGAGGTttgctga
- the CIAO1 gene encoding putative cytosolic iron-sulfur protein assembly protein CIAO1 isoform X1 codes for MKDSLLLLARIPAHPDSRCWFLAWDPSGTLLASCGGDRSIRIWGKEGDSWVCKSVLGEGHQRTIRKVAWSPCGSYLASASFDATTCIWKKSQDEFECVTTLEGHENEVKSVSWAPSGSLLATCSRDKSVWVWEGERVDEEDEYECVSVLNAHTQDVKHVVWHPNQELLASASYDDTVKLYREEEDDWVCCATLEGHESTVWSLAFDQSGERLASCSDDKTVRIWHQYKPGNEQGEVCSSADPSWKCICTLSGFHPRTIYDVAWCHLTGALATACGDDAIRVFEEELLSNPQQPTFALTAHMPRAHSQDVNCVAWNPKEPGLLASCSDDGDMAFWKYQRPEVC; via the exons ATGAAGGACTCGCTGTTGTTGCTTGCCCGGATCCCCGCCCACCCAGATTCTCGCTGCTGGTTCCTAGCCTGGGATCCCTCCGGGACCCTGCTGGCCTCATGCGGGGGCGACCGCAGCATCCGCATCTGGGGCAAGGAGG GAGATAGCTGGGTGTGCAAGTCTGTGCTGGGCGAGGGGCACCAGAGGACAATCCGGAAGGTGGCCTGGTCCCCATGTGGGAGCTACTTGGCCTCAGCCAGCTTTGATGCCACCACCTGTATTTGGAAAAAGAGCCAGGATGAGTTTGAG TGTGTGACCACCCTTGAAGGACATGAAAATGAGGTGAAGTCTGTGTCCTGGGCCCCATCTGGAAGCCTCCTGGCCACTTGCAGCCGAGACAAGAGCGTCTGGGTCTGGGAAGGTGAGAGAG TGGATGAAGAGGACGAATACGAGTGTGTGAGTGTTCTGAATGCCCATACGCAAGACGTCAAGCATGTGGTCTGGCATCCCAACCAGGAG CTGCTAGCATCAGCCAGCTACGATGACACAGTGAAGCTGTACCGTGAAGAGGAGGATGACTGGGTGTGCTGTGCCACCTTGGAGGGGCATGAGTCTACCGTGTGGAGCCTTGCCTTTGACCAGAGTGGGGAACGCCTAGCCTCCTGTAGTGATGACAAGACAGTGCGCATCTGGCACCAGTACAAACCAGGCAATGAGCAAG GGGAGGTTTGCAGCAGTGCTGACCCCAGCTGGAAATGCATCTGCACCCTGTCCGGTTTCCACCCCCGGACCATTTACGACGTGGCATG GTGTCACCTGACAGGAGCACTGGCTACAGCCTGCGGGGATGATGCTATCCGCGTATTTGAGGAagagctgctctcaaatccccagCAGCCCACTTTTGCGCTGACTGCCCACATGCCCCGGGCTCATTCCCAAGATGTGAACTGTGTGGCCTGGAATCCcaaggagccaggactgctggcatCATGCAGTGATGATGGAGACATGGCCTTTTGGAAGTACCAACGCCCAGAGGTttgctga